The Natrinema caseinilyticum genomic sequence TACGCCTGTCCGAATCCGATAACGGTCTCCAGGGTCACGCTGATGACCGCGAACGCGAGCGTGACGAATAACGCCTGCTGGAAGAACGGGGTGCCCAGTTCGACGAAGGGAAACGACGACGAGAGCGAGACGTCGAGAAACTGCCTGGCCAGTCGCGCGTTCCCGGTCACGATATCGATGTAATTCTCGAGGCCGACGAACACGCCCAGCGGGTCCATTCCGCGTGTCTGATTGGCGCGAAGCGACATGAGGAACGTCCGGATCATCGGGTAGAACGCTATCAGCGTCAGCAACGCGAACGCGGGCAACAACAGCAGATACGCGTACGCCGCTTCGCTCAGGTTTTCCATCCAGTTGACGACGGCGTTCCCGGTCCGCTCGTGCTCCCGGCCGCGACCTGTTTCGCCGCCGATCACCGTCCCGCCGTCGGTCGTCGCCTCGTCAGATTCAGTTGCCATTCGTTTGCACCTCCGATTCGCTCTGTTCGAGTTCCTGCTCGAGGTCGTTCATCGCGGCTTCGGGAGCCTGTGCGCCCCGATAGGCCGCGTTGACCGCCTGGAAGATCAGTGCGGACTGTTCGGGCCAGAGATCCGTCGCCGGACGCGGGATCGCGTTCTCGCTCGCCGATTGGACGACGTCGGCGTACCGAGCGACGGGACCGACGTCGCTCGGATCGGCCTCCGCGACCAGATCGAGGTTCGGCGGGAGGAAGCCACCGAGTTCGAACACCGTGAGCATCACGTCCTCGTTAGCGAACGCCTCGAGGACCTGCAGCGCTTCCTCCTGGCGATTCGAAAACGGACTGACGGCGAGGTTCCAGCCGCCGAGTGCCGCAGCGGTGCCACCGGCGTCCGCGTACTCGGCTTCTTGCCGAGTGACTGCGTACGGCCTCGTCATCACGCCGAGGTTCTCACCGAACGCCGCTTCCGTTCCGGTCGCTGCGATCGCGTACGACCAGTTTCGGTTCGAGACCGCGTTCCCGCCGGCAAAGGGGTTGAGCGACTGCTGTTCCGTCCACTGGACGATGGCCGACGGGCAGATCTGCGCGTAGCCCTCGAGGGTGTTTTGCTCTTCTCCCTCGATGAACGAGCGCATCATCCGAATCGCGTCGATAATTCGGTCACCGTCGACGGTGATCGGTCGATCACCGGCGGTAAAGAGGTTGTTCGCGCCGCCGAAGTACGCGCCACCCCACGACGTCATCACCTCGTTGAACGTACAGCACGACAGCCCCTCGTAGGCGGCCGCTTGCGTGGTGAACCCGTAATCGAGGCCGGCCTGGTCTCTCGCGTCGCTGACCGCTTCCGCGAACTCCTTCCACCGAGGCGGGTCCGTTCCCCAGCCGCTCGTGTCGTAGCCAGCGTCCTCGATCAGGTCCTTTCGATAGAGGGTGAATCCGAGGTCCGGAAACAGCGGCAGCGCGTGGAGATTCCCGGTCTGTGGATGTCGAGCCGTCTCGAGGATTGCCTCGAGATAATTGCCGTTGACGTACTCGAGGACGTCGTCCGGAAAGCGATCGGTCAGATTGACGGTCTGTTCGCGCAGAATGAACGGGACCGTCCACCCGCTATCCATCATGTGGATGTCTGGTGGGGCGCGACCGGCCTGCAGCGCCGACTGAGCCGTCTGCATCCGCTGTGCGGAATTGCTGACGACGGTCTGGACCTCGACGCGAATGTCCTCGTCGAGGCCGGCATCCCACAGCGCCTGCTGAATCGAGGGGCTGTCGCCGTCACTGTGCATGATCCCGGCGATGTCTGAGGCGGCGGTCATCACCACCGTTCCCGGTTTGCGGCCCCGGCTCAAGCAACCGGCGACCGCAACGGCCCCGCCCGCGGCGGAGACTGATGCGGTCTTCAGGAACGACCGGCGCCCGAGGCGCGGACGATCGTTTCGACCGGCTGTATCGCGACCCATGACCAATGATCGGTCCACGTTATGGAACTTAATTGTTGGTAATAAATAGCATAATAAAGGCTGAAAGTCGTGATTTCGAACGAGTTACGACGTGCCTGTCGATCGGCCCCCGAAACGACTCACCCCCCGCTCGAACGCGAGTACATCGTCGCCGACGAGCAATCGGCTATTGACAGACGAGGGGTGGCAGCTGCCGGCAAACGACCGATGAGACGGGGGAAAGAACTAGACCGGCGCATCGCGCCGTTCGGAACCGCACTGGCCGACCGGTATCGACCGCAATGACGTTCGGAACCGCACTGGCCGACCGGTATCGACCGCAATGACGTCCGGAGATCAGTCGTCCTCGAGCGTAGGCGGCCTGTTCCGTCCGATGTGGATCTCGTGAGCCTCGACGTCCTCGAGGGCCGCGACCCGACCGCCAACGGAAACTTCGTCGTCGTCCGTTTCGATCGTGAGGCTTGCGACCTCTTCGCTGATTTCGAAGGAGATGTCCCGGATTCGTCCCCGGACGACGCGCTGGCCTCCGATTTCGACGTCTCTCCCCTCGATCGTCGCATAGAACTCGCCGCCTTCGTCGATGAGATCCTTTACGCACCGGCGGATGGAGGCGTATTTCCGGGGATAGGAGCGAGCGGTATCGTCTTCGCCGAGCGTTCGTTCGGCGGTCGTCCAGAGAACGGTACCGAAAAAGCCGGAGATGAGAAAGCCCAACGCTGACCGGTTGAAGATGACGCCGTACCGGTCCTGATCGTCACGCAACGCATCCTGGGTCGCGTACACCGAGTAGTTGCCGTCGGCGACGGCGAGAACGGGCGTCGTGATCCCACGTCGGGCACGTGCGGTGGATGCAACCTCGCCGTAGTCGAACTCCGACGGGTCCGGCGCTTCGGTGCCGGGCGTCACGATCAGGTCGATGCTCACGCCGGATTCGACGGCCGCGCGCAACTCCGCCTCGAATCGAGTCAGTAGGTCGGGCGTAAGCGACAGCGCGAGCTCGAACTCCGCACCGTCGATGACCTCCTCGAGGTAGCGAAGGATCGTCGATCGAGACTTGACCAGGGAGACGGCTTCCGTATCGCGTGCAGGGGCGGTGTAGCGTGCCTCGAGTTCCTGGATCATCTGTTCGAAGGAGGTCTGGACGTCGTCGAAGGACTCGGCGGGATCGATCGCCACGACCTTCATCGGGCGAGATTCCCGGAGTTCGACCAGACCCCGATCGCTCAGGCTCCGAACGGTGTCGTACACGCGGGGCTGGGGAATTTCCGTCCGGTCAGCGATCTCACTGGCCGTGAGTTGGCCCTGTTCTAATACGGTGAGATAGGCGTCGATCTCGTATTCGCCGAGATTGAACCGATCCCCGACGCGCTCGACGGTCGAGCGAAGTTCGTCTGGTGCCATGCCCGACGCTACGGTCCCACAGGCTAAATGATTTATTATATACCGAGTAGCATCTATTTACGAAATCAGGTTGTACCCGGGACGGGCGTTCGAAACTGAGGGTCAGAACTCTTAACCACTCCGGGCCAGAGAGTGATGCCATGCCCAGGGCCCTCCAGGCCAACGAGAGTTCGATGGTCGACACTATCCAGGCCCGGGTCCCTGACTCGATACCGCCGGAAGTAGTCGAAATCGTCCTCGCGCTTCTGGTTCTCACCACCGGTTGGTATCTCTCGAAACTGGTCGTTCGAATCGCCGGTCGCACGGTTGCGCGACGGATCGAGCGGCCGAGCGTCACGCGGTCCGTCCTGCGTGGTCTCCGGCTTGCCGTCCTCCTGTGGGCAGGTATCGTCGCGGCTGGCATCGTCGGGGTCGGAAACACGCAGATCCTCCTGTCGGTAACTGTTATCTCGGCCGTGATAGCGATCGTCCTCGCGCCAATAGTCGGCAGCCTGATCAACGGTCTCTACGTGCTGGCCGATCGGCCCTACGAGATCGGTGACATGATCGAAGTCACCGACGCCGGACACCGCGGTTTCGTCGAGGACATCACGATCCGGTATACCAAGATCTTCACCCTTCAGAATTCCTTTATCGTCATCCCCAACTCCGAGATACACGCACGCGACGTCATCAATTACTCCGCCGAAGACGAACGGACCCGGATATCGATCAGTTTCGATATAACTTACGAAAGCGACCTCGAGGCCGCGCGGCGCGCCGCAGAGCGGGCCGCCCGTGGCGTCGACGAGGTCATCTCCGGCGGCCCGGACATCCGAATCGGCAGCGCCCGGTACGCCGCCGCACCGACCTGCGTTATCCGGGAGTACGGTGATCACGGCATCGGCCTCGACGTGTACTTCTGGATGAGACATCCGTACAAAGAGGTCGTCGTCCGATCCGCGGTCCAGGAAGCGATCGTCGAGCGGTTCGCCGATCTCGACGTCGAATTCGCGTACCCGCACCGCCATCACGTCTTCGACGAGACCAGCGGGGTCGCGCAACTCGCCGTCGACGATTCCGGCTTCGACCGGTCGGTCGCGGACGCGCCAGCCGAGTCCGCCGAGACGGGCGAGGACCCGGGCGACCGATAACCGCGTCACTGGTGGCGGTCTCTCGTGGCGAGGTGGGAGACGTCGCCGTTGCGTTCCCGTGAGCCGACACTGTGGGGGTGATTTATACCGACCCCGGACCAAGTCGAAGCCAGCCGAGAGATGTACGACGACATTCTCATTCCCACCGACGGAAGCGACACGATTTCCGAGACGCTCGCTCACGGGTTGCCGATCGCCGCGAACAACGACGCGACGGTCCACGCGCTCTACGTAGTCGATAGTCGCATCACCGCCGCCGTCGACGAAGAGACCAGCACCGACCTCGAGCGCACGCTCGAGGAGGAAGGGCGACAGGCCGTTTCCGACGTCGAGGAGCGAGCGGTTGCCGACGGTCTCGAGACCGTCGGCGAGGTCCGTACGGGAACGCCAGCGAAGACGATCCTCGAGTACGCAGACGAGCAGGGGATCGATCTGATCGTAATCGGAACGCGGGGCAAAAGTCCTCGCGAGAAGGTAACCTCGCTGGGAAGCGTCTCGGAGCGGGTCGTCGACAACGCGTCGGTTCCGGTGTTCGTCGTCCGGAACGCGGGCGAAACCGAGTAGCGACCGTTCTGCTCCGTCACGAACCGGTCGTCGTCTTGGGACCCGGTCACGGCGGAGAGGATGTCAAACGTGTGCGCTTTCGACCGTGATGACCTCACAGTCGAGGTGGTTTCGCAAATAGCGGTCGATATCGGGGTTGTCCGTCAGGCGCTGGAAGATCCGTCGCAGGCGACTCGCCTGCTTGCTTCCGATGACGACGGCGTCGGCACCCTCCGCGGCGACTTCGTCGAGGATGCTCTCCTCGACGAGAAAGCCGGTCCGGACGACGTAGCGTGCGTTTTCGATCCGTCCGAACGTTCCCTCGACGGCGTTTTTCAGGTCGATACGCGTCACTTTTTTCCCGCTCTGGTAGAGGTCGACGTGCAGTATCGTTAGGTCCGCATCTCGCTCGCGGGCAACCTCGATTGCCTCCTCGAGCGTTCGACGAGAGTGTTTCGTTAACGGATACCGAACGGGAACCACGACCAGCGACATTGGCCATTCGAACGAGTTCTGGCCGGGTAAACCTTTCAGTACGGACAGTCAACACTGTGAATTTGTCTCACGCGGGGGCGTCTCACCCGTCGTCGGACGGAGGGCCCTGCCGGTCTGGTTGACCGCTCGCAGGGGCGAAACCGACCCGGAAAGACACGCATTTACCGCGAGCACTGATACGGTAGGGCATGCAAACCTGGTCGACCGAGGACGGTGAGACCGTCTATATCTCGGAAATGAACGGTGACAAAGGCTCGAAAGGGCCGTTTCTCGTCGCCTACGAAACCCCGGATTTCGACCGTCGCTACGGGTGGTTCTGTACGAACTGCGAGAGTCTCGATAACGCGATGGACGCGATGGGCCGGATCAAGTGCAACCGGTGTGGGAACTTTCGGAAACCGACCGAGTGGGACGCTGCCCACGAATAGTCGCAGCCGCAATCTGCGGATCGGAAAGCGGATCGCGAACGACCGCCACACCAATAATAGACAATTACTGACTGTGAACTCATACCACTAGGTCACTGACCAATCAAATCCGCGACACAGTTCCGGATCCGTGGGACGTAAGCGGTCGTTCTTGTTACGTACCAACATTTATAGTGGTAGCGATCATAGATAGTACCGAATGGGTCCTGTTAACATGCGACTCGTCGAACAGGCCAGGTCGATTTTCGCAGACCTGGGCTACACCGTCGAAGGCAACGGCCCCGAGTTTCGCGCTGAACGAGCATGGAAAGTCGTCCACGTCAATACTGTCCTCGAGTCGGGGAACGTCCCGTCGTCGTCATCGGGGCAGTTCCATTGTTTCGTCGCCGAACCCGACGATGCAGACGATCTCGAGGCTCGACTCGAGCGATCCGAACCGAGCTACGAGTGGGCGATCATCGTCGTCGATGGGGAAGACTATCAGGTCGAACGAGCCCCACCAGGACCGCGAATCTCGGCCTGAAAGTCAGTTCCGCCCGCCCGATAGCAGCCCGATCCCGTTATTTTTCCAGCGCGCGTCGCGTCGCAGTCACGCCGGCACCCGGATCGACGTCCGCTCCCATCGACTCGAGGACGTCTCCGAGGGCCGTCACGACGTAGATGACGTTTTCCGGCCGCGCGGAGTGTCCCATACAGCCGATTCTGAAAATTTCGCCGGCGAGGTCGCCGAGGCCGCCCGCGACCTCGAGATCGTACTGCTCGAGTAGCTGGTTGCAGACGTCCCCGTCGTCTATGCCGTCGGGGACGCGGACGGCGTTCAAACTCGGCAGCCAGTACTCCTCGGGGGCGTTCATCTCGAGTCCCATGGCTTCGACGCCGGCTTTCAACGCGCCGGCGAGCCGTTCGTGGCGATTCCAGCGGTTTTCGATTCCCTCTTCGGCGACGAGCCGCAACGCCTCCCGGATCGCGTAGACGTTGGTGATCGGCGCCGTGTGATGGTACGCTCGTTCGTCACCCCAGTAGCCCTCGAGCAGCGAGAGATCGAGGTACCACGACCGCGGGTCCTCATCGCGTGAGAGCACTTTCTCCATCGCCTCGTCCGAGAGGGTGAGCGGACTCGCACCGGGCGGACAGGAGAGACACTTCTGTGGACCCGAGTAGGCGACGTCGATGTTCCAGTCGTCGACCCGGAGCTCGACGCCGCCCAGCGACGTGACGCTATCGGCGATTACGAGCGCGTCCTGGTCGTGGGCCGCGGCGGTGAGTTCGGGGACGTCGGGTTGAAGGACGCCCGTACTCGTCTCGGCGTGGACGAATCCGAACACGTCGGGGTCGTGTTCGGCCAGCGCGTCCGCCACGTCGTCGGGATCCAGCGGTTCGCCCCAGGGTGCGTCGACTTCGACCACCGTCCCACCGGCCCGGCGAGCCATCGATGCCATTCGACCGCCGAAGTAGCCGTTCGTCGGGACGAGCATCGTATCTCCCGGTTCGACGACGTTTCCGATCGCGGCTTCCATGGCGGCCGAGCCGGTCCCGGAGACCGGAATCGTCCACTGGTTGTCCGTTCGGAACGTGTATCGCAACAGGTCCTGGACCTCGTTCATGATCTCGATAAACGAGGGATCGAGGTGTCCGACGAGCGGCGTGCTCATCGCCCGGAGGACGCGCGGGTTGACGTCACTCGGACCTGGACCCATAAGGGTTCGATCAGGCGGTGTAAGTTCACCAACAGCTGGCGCTCGAGCCGTCTCGGCCTGCGGTTCCTGAGCCATAGACGGGTGCTCGCGTGCCACTCGCAAAGATGTACCGGCATCGGCGAACTGTCGCCAGCGTCGCCGTCACGCTCGCCGCCTGGTTCGATCTCGCGGCGCTGAACGCGCTCTCGTCCGTCCGAATGGCCTCCTGTGCTGTGGTACCGTTCGACGCTGCGTGTCGCTTAAGAGCGCTCGTTGCGTACTCGAACTGCCGTGTTTATCGGTCACGCCCTCTTCGCGTTCGCCGTCGCCGCACTCGTCGCCCAGTCGCGCGGCTGGGATCGCCGTCCGGCGCTACTCGTCGGCGTCGTCGCGGGCGCGTTCGCCGCAGTCCCGGACATCGACGTCGCGTACGCGCTCGTCGGCCTCGCGGATGCCGTCACCGGTTCGGTCGGCGTTCCGACGGCGTTCTGGGCCGCGAGCCGAGAGGTTCACCGCTCGGTCACCCACTCGCTGGTCGTCGGCGCCGTCGCAGCGCCGGCGTTCGGCCTCCTCGCAGCCCGCGACTCGAGTCGCACCTGGCTCGTCCGTGGCGCCGGCAGTGTCCTCCTCGGCGTACTGGTCGCGGTCGCGTTCGTCGACAGCGGCCCGCTCGCCGCGTTCGTCATGGGACTGTTCGCTGCCACCGGCGGTCTCGTCGCCGTCGGGGTCGCCCGCCAGACCCCTCTCTCCGCGTCGGCCATCGGCGTCGCGGCGCTCTGGGGACTCTGGTCGCACCCCTGGGGAGATCTCGTCACCGGCATGCCGCCGGACTGGTTTTTTCCGTTCGGTTCGTCGGTCCTCGAGTCGCGGGTCGTCCTCCATAGCGACCCGACGCTGCATCTACTGGGCGCATTCGCCATCGAACTCGCCACGATCTGGCTCGCGCTGATCGCAGTCTGTCGACTGACGGATCGATCGATCGTGTCCACCGTCAACCGCCGAGCGGCCGTGGGTGCGGCCTACGGCGTCGCCGCGCTCGCAGTGACGCCGCCGACGCTCGAGGTCTCGTATCACTTCGTCTACTCAATCCTCGGTGTCGGCGTTCTCTGTGGAACCGTGCGAGGACCGCCGACGCCGAGGATCGACCGACTGCGTGACCGCTACGTTAGGCGACCCTCGTTCGATGGAACGCTCGAGGTCCTGCTCACCACGATGACGGCCGTAACGCTCGCGCTCGCCGCCTACGCTACCGTATACGTTTTCGTCGTCGCACCATCGTAGGACCCGCCGCGTCGCCGTCCACGCGGATCTCGGACGACCGTTCAGCGACCGGTCACATACGTTTTTGTGAGAACGCTCGGTACGATTCACCGTGTCCCAGACTGCGCTCGAGGGGCTGATCGCCGACGGTCGAACCAACGCGATGGTCGCGTGGGGGCTGATCGTTGTTATCGGCGGAATCGGCCTCGCGGAACTGCTGACGGGCGGAATCCTGTGGGTGACGTTCGCGGCGACTCTCGTGGCCCTGGCGGTTCTCCCACCGGTCGCCTTTCGGTCGGCGCTCGCGATGCTCCCCTGGGAGGTCCTCCTGTTGGCGGCCCTCCCCGTGCTCGGTATGGCGATCAACGCCGACCAACTGACCGGTCACTTCGCCGCGTATCTCTCGGTCGCGGCTATCGCGCTCGTTCTCGCCGTCGAACTCCACTCGTTTACGACCGTTCGAATGACCCCCAGCTTCGCCGTGGTCCTCGTCGTCGTCGGAACCATGGCCGCGGCGGGGCTGTGGGCGCTGCTGCGGTGGAGCGCCGAAAAGACGCTCGGTATTCCGTTTACGGCCGACCACGACGCGGTAATGTGGGAATTCGTCTACTCCGCCGTCGCTGGACTCGGTGCCGGCGTCGTCTTCGAACTCTATTTCAGACGACTCGCCCGCCCCGAACAGCGGCTTCCGGAAGACGCCCAGCCGGCCTCGGAGGTGCGCGATGCGTAGTCTTGCGAGCCGACTCCCCTCCAAGCGCCGTCAGCGCCAGCTCACTTATCTCATGGAAGTCGGATTGATCGGCATGCTGTTCGTCGGGATCGACCGCGGCAACGCCGGGATCGTGATCAACACCGCCGTGGCCCTGGCCGTCACTCAGCTCCCGCCGGTCCTGGAGCGTGACTACGAGATTCCGATGGACCCTCGCCTCACGCTGTGGATCACGACCGCCGTCTTCCTCCACGCGTTCGGTACCGTCGGTCTGCCCGGTGGTACCACGACGCTGTACACCGATGTCTGGTGGTGGGATCACCTGACGCACGCGCTGTCGGCGTCGCTCGTCGCCGCCGCGGGATACGCCACCGTGCGCGCGTTCGACGAACACGCCGACGGCGTGCACCTCCCTCAGCGGTTCATAGCGGTGTTCATTCTGCTTTTCGTCCTCGCCTTCGGCGTCCTCTGGGAAATCCTCGAGTTCGCCATCGCGCTGTCGGCCGATACGTTCGGGATCGACGCCGTCCTCACGCAGTACGGACTCGGCGACACGATGCTCGATTTCGTCTTCAACTCGATCGGCGCGCTCCTCGTCGCGCTCTGGGGCGGCGCCTACCTCACCGACGTTTCGGGCGCGATCCGCGAGCGGTTCGACTCGCGAGCCGATTGACGTTTCCGTTCCCATTCCCGTTCCCGTTCGCCGTGGCCGCACTTCCGCGGCCTTCGGGACGGCACACGATCGTCACGGGTGGTACCTCGTCGGAGTAGGGGCCGTCGGAGACGGCCTCCTCACGCTCGTCGTCGAGTTCGCCCCAGAGATGGCGTTCGGTAGCGCTGCTGTGGCGCTGTTTTCGATCGGCGTCCGCGAGCACAGACGCCGCGAGGCGAGCGAGCGCCTCGCGGAGCCCATCCCGTGGACCGAGAGACGGTCTACCGGAAGTGTACCGAACGACGACGCGAGTCGTTGACCGAACTCGACGGGAACGCGAGCGGTAGCGGCCAGGAGGAGTCGGATGCAGTTTCACGAGAGTGTCAGCGGTCAGTTCACGTTCGACCGATAGCCGCCCCCTACCGCGCTGAATCGACGGGGAGCTTTACGTCGTTACGCGGTGTAGCACGTCGAGCCATGGTATTCAAGAAGATCAGACTCATTGGCACCAGTCCCGATAGTTTCGACGCAGCGGCCGACAACGCGATCGACCGCGCGGAAGAGACACTCGAGCACGTCCACTGGATCGAGGTCGACGAACTCGGGGTCGAAGTCGCGAGCGTCGACGACCGAGAGTACCAGGCCGAAGTCACCGTCGCGTTCCAACTCGAGGAGTAACCCGCGCGGCGTTCCGATCACCGTCACGCACCGTCCCTTTCTTTCGCGTCCGGCCCCTCGAGACCGTGGCTCTTCGACGGCGTGTCAGAACGGTCGAAAACGAGTGGACGAAGGGAGCGTGTGGAGACTGGTTCGAACGGGATCGAGTCGGGTCGAGCGAGTCGAACCGCTGGTCCGATCGCTACGTCCGGAACGACTCACCGCAGCCGCACTCGCTGACGACGTTCGGGTTTTCGACGTGGAACCCTTCGGCTTGCAAGCCGTCCTCGTAGTCGAGGACGCTGCCTTCGATGTACTTCAGACTCGCCGGATCGACGAACACGCGCAGTTCGTGGTGTTCGTAGATCGTGTCGTCTTCGTCCGGCGCGTCGTCGAATCGCATCCCGTAGGAGAGGCCGGCACAGCCGCCTTGCTGAACGAACAGTCGAAGCCCGGCTTCCGTCGCGTCGAGGCCCTCGCTCTCGAGCAGCGAGAGGGCCTCATCTGCCGCGTCTTCGGTTACTTCGATCTCCGGGCGCGTCTCCGCCGTCCCGCCGTCCATACTGTCCGTACTCATATCACCACCTTTCGTCGCAACGATGTTAACTGTGACGCCCTTCGAACGCGTCCGGGCTAGCTCCTTTCGGTTACGAACGGCCTCGCGTCCGATTACGTACCGCCGGCGCGTCCGGTCGCGAACCGCCGCGTCTCACTCTCGCCGCACTCCACTCGGGACCCAGTCGCACTGCTCTCGAGACGTTAGAGACCCGAGCGACGTTGAAACGACCGATAACACGTTCCGAATTGCCGTCTGTCGTTCCGCGAGAGCTCGATATCGTGTTTTGCGAGCAATTCGAGCATCCGCTTTAGGTCGCAATCGTACCACACCGAGAGGAGCCGCACGTTCTTCTGTGCGTAGTCGTAGTTGCGCTCCAGGACGCGCTCGTCCATCGGGTCGACATGCGGTTCCATCTCGTTTCCTCTTCCGTCCTCCAGCCACGTAAAACCAGTTTGCAACTCGTCGACCTGAATCCGAACCGAGCGACAGCAGATGACCGTTCGCTCCGTCACGTTACCGCTCGCTACGTGTTCGTTTCGTCCTCGAGTCGGATTCGCACGCTCTCGGCGTGCGCTTCGAGCCCCTCCGCATCGGCCAGGGTGGTGATCGTCTCTCCGAGGTCTGCGAGACCGTCGCCCGAGAGTCGCTGGACCGTCGTCGAGCGGAGGAACGTTTCGACCGAGAGGCCGCCGGTCACCCGCGCCCCGCCGTTGGTCGGAAGGACGTGATTGGTACCGCTCGCGTAGTCGCCGGCAGCGACGGGAGTATTCGACCCGAGGAAGACGCTGCCCGCGCTGTCGATCCGCTCGAGGATCGACTCGTCGTCCGCCGCGATGATCGAGAGGTGTTCGGGTGCGTACGCCTCCGTAAAGAGGATCGCCTCGCTCATCGACCGGGCGTGGAGGACGCCGCTCGCGTCGTTCGCGAGGGCCTCTCGAATGACGTCCGCGCGTTCCCGTTCGCTCGCCTGGTCGTCGACGGCTGCGGCCACGGCGTTGGCGGTCGTCTCGTCGTCGGTGACGGCCACAACGGACGCGTTCGGATCGTGTTCGGCCTGCGCGACCAGTTCCGCCGCGACCAGATCTGGCGGCGCCGTCTCGTCGGCGATCACGACGACTTCGCTCGGTCCCGCGAGGAAGTCGATCTCCACGTCGCCGCGCACCACTCCTTTCGCCGCCGCCACCCACTTGTTCCCCGGACCGACGATCTTCCGGACGCGGTCGATCGTCTCCGTCCCGTAGGCGAGCCCCGCGACGGCCTGTGCACCGCCGACGCTGTAGACGACGTCCGCACCCGCGGCGTGGATCGCAGCTAACGTGACGGGATTCAGATCTTCCGCCGGCGGCGTGACGACCGCGACGTGGTCGACGCCCGCGACGACCGCCGGGACGATGCCCATGATCGCGCTCGAGGGATACGCCGCCGAGCCGCCGGGGACGTACACGCCAACGCGCTCTATGGGCCGAAACCGCCGACCGAGCGTCCGACCCGGCCCGAATTCTCGCTGCCAGTCTTCCGGAAGCTGGGCCTCGTGAAACTCGCGGACGTTCGCCGCAGCCGTCTCGATCGCCGTTCGCGTCTCCTCGTTGATCCCGTCGACGGCTCGCTCGCAGTGGTCGGTGATCTCGAGATTGCCGAGTTCGACGCCGTCGAACTCGCCCGTGAATTCGCGGACGGCGACGTCGCCTTCCTCGCGAACGCGATCGACGATCTCTCGAACGTCGTCCGTGACCGCTTCGATACCGGCGTCGCGCTCGAAGAAGGCCGCGCGGTCTCCCGGCCCGAGGTCCCCGATCGCCTGGACGTCGATTGTCATAGCGTCAGGTTCGGACGGCGGCGAAAAAACGGTTTCCTTCCGCTCACGCGTCGGGGTTCTCGACCTTCCAGATGCCGACGGCGTCGAGACACGCCCGGACGAACAGATAGACGAGCAGCCCGAACCCGACGACGGCGAGCGGTGCCTGCACCAGATTCGCGAGTTCGACCTCGAAGAAGATCCGAGTGAGCCCGCGGACGACGAAGCTCACGGTCACGAGCCCGAACGCGACGAGCGAGAGTTTGACGAATCCCGATCGGTCCATGTCTCACCGTACGACCACGGTCGCTAAATGGTGTCGGTTGATCTCACGCCGGCGGAGACGGGCTCGCTCGGTCGATCGACACGACCCGTCACTGAACGTCGGCGCTGGCGGCGCGGCCGATCGCGTAGACGGCAACGGACCCTAATACCAGCGCGAGACCCACGAGGACGGCCAGGGCCGG encodes the following:
- a CDS encoding pyridoxal-phosphate-dependent aminotransferase family protein, producing the protein MAQEPQAETARAPAVGELTPPDRTLMGPGPSDVNPRVLRAMSTPLVGHLDPSFIEIMNEVQDLLRYTFRTDNQWTIPVSGTGSAAMEAAIGNVVEPGDTMLVPTNGYFGGRMASMARRAGGTVVEVDAPWGEPLDPDDVADALAEHDPDVFGFVHAETSTGVLQPDVPELTAAAHDQDALVIADSVTSLGGVELRVDDWNIDVAYSGPQKCLSCPPGASPLTLSDEAMEKVLSRDEDPRSWYLDLSLLEGYWGDERAYHHTAPITNVYAIREALRLVAEEGIENRWNRHERLAGALKAGVEAMGLEMNAPEEYWLPSLNAVRVPDGIDDGDVCNQLLEQYDLEVAGGLGDLAGEIFRIGCMGHSARPENVIYVVTALGDVLESMGADVDPGAGVTATRRALEK
- a CDS encoding metal-dependent hydrolase yields the protein MFIGHALFAFAVAALVAQSRGWDRRPALLVGVVAGAFAAVPDIDVAYALVGLADAVTGSVGVPTAFWAASREVHRSVTHSLVVGAVAAPAFGLLAARDSSRTWLVRGAGSVLLGVLVAVAFVDSGPLAAFVMGLFAATGGLVAVGVARQTPLSASAIGVAALWGLWSHPWGDLVTGMPPDWFFPFGSSVLESRVVLHSDPTLHLLGAFAIELATIWLALIAVCRLTDRSIVSTVNRRAAVGAAYGVAALAVTPPTLEVSYHFVYSILGVGVLCGTVRGPPTPRIDRLRDRYVRRPSFDGTLEVLLTTMTAVTLALAAYATVYVFVVAPS
- a CDS encoding dodecin, which gives rise to MVFKKIRLIGTSPDSFDAAADNAIDRAEETLEHVHWIEVDELGVEVASVDDREYQAEVTVAFQLEE
- a CDS encoding HesB/IscA family protein, with protein sequence MSTDSMDGGTAETRPEIEVTEDAADEALSLLESEGLDATEAGLRLFVQQGGCAGLSYGMRFDDAPDEDDTIYEHHELRVFVDPASLKYIEGSVLDYEDGLQAEGFHVENPNVVSECGCGESFRT
- the hisD gene encoding histidinol dehydrogenase, with protein sequence MTIDVQAIGDLGPGDRAAFFERDAGIEAVTDDVREIVDRVREEGDVAVREFTGEFDGVELGNLEITDHCERAVDGINEETRTAIETAAANVREFHEAQLPEDWQREFGPGRTLGRRFRPIERVGVYVPGGSAAYPSSAIMGIVPAVVAGVDHVAVVTPPAEDLNPVTLAAIHAAGADVVYSVGGAQAVAGLAYGTETIDRVRKIVGPGNKWVAAAKGVVRGDVEIDFLAGPSEVVVIADETAPPDLVAAELVAQAEHDPNASVVAVTDDETTANAVAAAVDDQASERERADVIREALANDASGVLHARSMSEAILFTEAYAPEHLSIIAADDESILERIDSAGSVFLGSNTPVAAGDYASGTNHVLPTNGGARVTGGLSVETFLRSTTVQRLSGDGLADLGETITTLADAEGLEAHAESVRIRLEDETNT